In one Rhopalosiphum padi isolate XX-2018 chromosome 3, ASM2088224v1, whole genome shotgun sequence genomic region, the following are encoded:
- the LOC132924580 gene encoding piwi-like protein Siwi, giving the protein MDPNEKRRSRGRARGPSQGTPTNQSGQPQQVGGPRPAQAPQSQPQRPQQFQGSRPAQAPQSQPQRPQQFQGPRPAQAPQSQPQRPQQFQGPRSAQAPQSQPQRPQQFQGPRPAQAPQSQPQRPQQFQGPRAAHASSSQPQRQQQSRGPRPAYASSSQSQVEQVTGRMKNMTTGSGVPEFVKLKTNYFPITSYTNWTLYQYQVEFQPDCEVKRINSGLLGVHQEVLGSYIFDGQMLYSSTKYQTNPNVLSSTRFDNQIISIKIRFTKVVDKESNTMIQLLNILLRKCIRSLSLQQVGRHYYDEKRKVDFPKYNLELWPGYETTIGEFDGGLLLRSEISTKIMRTDTVYDYLVKCGQDRDRSPNWMEAFKKVVLGSVVLTRYNNRTYKIHEIKEDMRITSEFCKKDGSRITYENYYKEKYQIMNLNRTQPMLLSLNNKAKDEENKLVYLVPQLCHFTGINDSLRKDFYVMKDIAYHTKLNPTARVSKYNDFIERVLNTSESKELLNKWNLTLSDKLVQLNGRILRQEMIKGNQSQCSYNYDADWSKEIQNLPMYRTVILKKWLVIFPSGNKSAVEEFISTLRNIAKKLNFDLPQPIIDEFNFNANLESLKAKLETILNTENPSFILCIIPRAREDVYCTIKKKLCNERGVLSQVVLLKNVMNRNMSVCTKIVIQINSKLNGAPWRVDIPGPVNSMMIIGYDVCHDTVNKSKSYGAFIATMDTCFTSFFSCVQQHTSGQELSTFFSVNTIKALNKFKIKNNKLPDIIIIYRDGVGDGQIEYVQKTEVEQVKEACKQIYKDQKVGLAFIIVKKRINTKFFKFKDTKHENPQPGTVVDSTVTDPSDPSNPTLYDFYLVSQHAKQGTVTPTHYKVIFNSLSLSEAMKLSPIHIQKITYKLTHLYYNWSGTIRVPAPCHLAHRLAFMAAKTLRSPVNPVLEDFLFYL; this is encoded by the exons ATGGATCCCAATGAAAAACGGCGTTCCAGAGGTCGGGCTCGTGGGCCATCACAAGGAACTCCTACTAATCAATCAGGACAACCACAACAAGTTGGAGGACCTCGACCAGCACAGGCACCACAATCGCAACCACAACGTCCACAACAATTTCAAGGATCTCGACCAGCACAGGCACCACAATCGCAACCACAACGTCCACAACAATTTCAAGGACCTCGACCAGCACAGGCACCACAATCGCAACCACAACGTCCACAACAATTTCAAGGACCTCGATCAGCACAGGCACCACAATCGCAACCACAACGTCCACAACAATTTCAAGGACCTCGACCAGCACAGGCACCACAATCGCAACCACAACGTCCACAACAATTTCAAGGACCTCGAGCAGCACATGCATCATCATCGCAACCACAACGTCAACAACAATCTCGTGGACCTCGACCAGCATATGCATCATCATCGCAATCGCAA GTTGAACAAGTAACGGGTAGAATGAAAAACATGACAACAG gGTCAGGTGTACCAGAATTTgttaagttaaaaacaaattattttccaataacATCTTACACAAATTGGACCTTGTATCAGTATCAAGTTGAATTTCAACCAGACTGTGAAGTGAAACGCATTAATAGCGGGCTATTGGGGGTACACCAAGAAGTTTTAGGATCATACATTTTTGATGGACAAATGTTGTATAGTAGcacaaaatatcaaacaaat cctAATGTGCTGTCATCAACCCGATTTGATAaccaaataatatcaattaaaataagatttacTAAAGTTGTTGATAAGGAAAGTAATACTATGATccaattgttaaatatattgttacgaAAATGCATCAGAAGCTTAAGCCTACAACAAGTTGGAAGACATTACTATGACGAAAAAAGAAAA GTTGATTTTCCTAAATACAATTTAGAACTTTGGCCCGGTTATGAAACAACTATTGGAGAATTTGATGGTGGTCTATTATTGCGATCTGAAATTTCAACCAAAATTATGAGGACAGATACTGTCTACGATTATTTGGTAAAATGTGGACAAGACAGAGACAGAAGTCCCAATTGGATG gaggCCTTTAAAAAAGTTGTCCTAGGAAGTGTGGTTCTAACTAGATACAATAATCGGACCTACAAAATTCATGAAATAAAAGAAGACATGAGAATAACTTcagaattttgtaaaaaagaTGGATCAAGAATAACATATGAAAACTATTATAAAGAA aaatatcaaataatgaacCTCAACAGAACTCAGCCAATGTTATTATCGTTAAACAATAAAGCTAAAGACGAAGAAAATAAGCTTGTGTACTTAGTTCCTCAATTATGTCATTTTACTGGAATAAATGATAGCTtaag GAAAGATTTTTATGTCATGAAAGATATCGCATATCATACAAAACTGAATCCCACTGCAAGAGttagtaaatataatgattttatagaaCGGGTTCTTAATACATCCGAG tctaaagaattattaaacaaatggaATTTAACATTGAGTGATAAACTCGTTCAACTTAATGGTCGTATATTAAGACAAGAAATGATAAAAGGAAATCAAAGTCAATGTTCATATAACTATGATGCTGATTGGTCAaaagaaatacaaaatttaCCCATGTATAgaactgttattttaaaaaaatggttagTAATATTTCCATCCGGCAATAAGTCTGCAGTTGAAGAATTTATCTCTACTTTACGTAATATAGCAAAgaaattgaattttgatttgCCACAGCCAATAAT agatgaatttaattttaatgctaATCTAGAATCACTCAAAGCAAAATTGGAGACCATACTAAATACAGAGAATccatcatttattttatgtatcatTCCACGTGCACGTGAAGATGTTTACtgtaccataaaaaaaaaactgtgtaaTGAAAGAGGAG tattatCACAAGTTgtgttattgaaaaatgtaatgaacAGAAATATGTCGGTGTGCACCAAAATTGTCATACAAATTAATTCTAAACTAAATGGAGCCCCGTGGCGAGTCGATATCCCTGGACCTGta AATTCAATGATGATAATTGGATATGACGTCTGTCACGATAcggtaaataaaagtaaatcttATGGCGCATTCATAGCCACAATGGACACATGTTTCACTTCTTTCTTCAGCTGTGTTCAACAACACACTAGTGGACAGGAACTTTCAACCTTTTTTTCAGTTAATactataa aggctttaaacaaatttaaaattaaaaataataaacttcccgatattatcattatatacagAGATGGTGTAGGAGATGGGCAGATAGAATATGTCCAGAAAACTGAAGTTGAACAGGTTAAG GAAGCTTGTAAACAAATCTACAAAGATCAAAAAGTTGGCTTggcatttattatagttaaaaaacgTATCAacacaaaattttttaaatttaaagatacaAAACATGAAAATCCACAACCTGGAACAGTTGTTGATTCTACAGTCACTGACCCGAGTGACCCGAGTAACCCGACACT ATACGATTTCTATCTGGTCTCTCAACATGCAAAACAGGGTACAGTCACGCCAACTCACTATAAGGTCATTTTTAATAGTCTAAGTCTAAGTGAAGCTATGAAACTTTCACCGATACATATACAAAAGATTACCTATAAGTTAACACACTTGTACTACAATTGGTCG ggcaCAATAAGAGTTCCTGCTCCATGCCATCTGGCACACAGATTGGCATTTATGGCTGCAAAGACACTCAGGAGTCCTGTTAATCCTGTTTTGGAAGactttctattttatttatag